The segment AGAAGAACTACAAAGAAGGATTAACAATTGATGAGGCTGCATCATTAGCAATTGCTGCAATCAATCTCAAGAGCGAGGAAAAATCCGGCATAGAGCACATAAAGATGTCAAAGATACTATCAGAAGGAAAAATGATAGAGAAAATTTCTACTGAAGACCTAAAGAAGTTTGACGAGGCTGCAAAAGGCAAATTTGTCAAATAGAACGAAATTCTTAAGAATTGAATTATTAGAGCAATGATTTTGATTTAGATATGGGTTTAGGCAGTTATTGGGGAGAAGTAATAGACGTACTTCGAGAAATCATACCAGTTTATGACAAAGTAAATTCATTCATTTCCCTAGGAAAAGATGTTGAACATAGAAACAGAGCAATCAAAGGTAGAGTAAAGAAAGGAGATAAAATTCTAGATGCAGGTTCTGGATTTGGGAACATGTCAAAAACTGCAGCAAAGATTGTTGATAATGATTTGAAAATAATTCTTTATGATCCACTTGTACCAATGTTAAAAAATACAGACAGACTGTTTGATAGAAAAATAGACTCTGCTTGTGGTGTTTTTGAACATGTTCCATTTCAAGATAAAGAATTTGACGCAGTACTGTCAGGATATTCATTACGCGATGCAATTAGCTTGAAAACTGCAATTTCTGAAATGCATAGAGTTCTAAAAGAAGACGGCAAGTGGGTCATAGTTGATTTGGGAAAACCAGACGAACCGTTTTTTAGATTTGGTGTAACATTTTATCTCAGAATGATTTTACCGGTAATAGCACTGATAGCAGGAGGAAGACTTGGATTAAAGTTTGGTACATTGTACGGAACATACAAGCTTTGGCCACAAAATAAGAAATTGGAATCCATGTTACTTGAGAAATTTTCAAGAGTGGAATTTGAAAAAGACCTTATGGGCGGAGCTATTATGGTTGCTGCATACAAATGAATAATAGATTAATTCTAGTTTACATAACCGGCATTTTAATTGGAATCTCATATGGGCTTCAAGGTCCTTTGTTACCAGTTTTTGCAAAAAATGTAATTGGTGCATCATATGCAGATTTAGGAGCAATAGGATTTGCAAATTTTATTCCATACATGTTCTTTCCATTATTTGTCGGAATTTTATTAAACCGTTTCAACAATGCACATTTGCTTTCGTTAGGAATTGGAATAAATTCAATATCAGTATACTTACTTTCAATTTCACAATCAGTTCCAGAAATTATGGGCTATAGAGTACTTACAGGAGTAGCGCATGCATTTTTTTGGCCACCATGTGAAGCAATTATTTCAAATGTAAGTAAAGGAAAAACACGGGTAAGAAACATTGCAACGTTTACTGGATTTTTTACAACAGGATTTATGATTGGACCACTAATCGGCTCAGTGATATTAGAAAACTATGATGAAAATTATAGATTCATTTTTGAAATTGCAACTTACATATTAGTAGCATCAATTGTTTCAGCCATCGGTCTATCTAGAAATAGACCAATTGTAAAAAGTGAAAAATTCTCATTTTCTTCAATCAAAGAGATAATAAAATTTCCACATGTCATCATGATGCTCATTTATTGTACTGCATCATTTGGCATAATTTTGAGCATTTATCCTGCTTTTTTGAACGACAGGGCCATGACTCCAGTCAATATTGAAATTTTATTTTTCATTTTTGGTTTATCGCGAATAATAACTCTCATTATGGCAAGCAAGTTGGCGAAAAATACAAGTCTCACATTGATTCTGGCGACTTTTTCTATAGCTGCAGGACTAGGACTATCATTCTTCGTAGAAAGCATTGTTGAATTTGCAATTGCAATAACATTATTGGGATTTGGATTCAGTATTTTCTTCCCACTAACATTAGAAATTGTTTTGAGTAAAACAAGGAAAGAGATTTCCGGTACTATGATTGGAGCATATGAAACAGTGTTTGGAATAGGATGGGCTAGTGGTCCAGTAATTGCAGGAGTAATATCACAATTCTTTGGAAATGAAACACCGTACCTAGTATTCTTTGTAATAGGAATTGGTGTTGCAATACTTTCCATATCAAAAAGAAGAATGCTTGAGCCTAACAAAAATACAAATCTTTAATTTTAAAACAAAATATTGAGAGACATGGAATATTTCCTAAATATTATGGGAAGTGAATGGATGATAATCATTTTCGTTGCATTAATTCTATTATTTGGAACGAACAAACTTCCTGAAGCCGGAAAAAAGATTGGAAAAATGGTAGGCGAATATAACAAAGCAAAAACAGAAATGCAAAATCAAATTAATGATATGACAAAAGCTGAACCGGAAAACCCTACAATTGAGGGGCCAGTTCAAACAGAGAGACAAAAATTAGAAAGAATGGCACAAACATTGAGAATTAACACGGAGAATAAATCAGATATAGAATTAAAAAATGCTATTGATGCAAGGTTTGGACCCAAAGAAAATAGTTCAGAGAATAAATTTACGAATTAGATTTTTCATTTAATCGGTACACATTTTTCCGTAATCTTTTTTGTGCAAATTTATAATATTCCTTAACAATTTCAAATCCGCAAAAACGTCTATCTAACATTTTTCCAACTACTGCAACTTGTCCAGAACCAAGGAATGGATCAAATACGATATCATTTTTTTTACTAGAATACATTAGAATTTTTTTGATGATTTCAGCAGGCAATTTTGTAGGAGTTTTATCCTCTCCAGTCCAATATTCACGTTTAATTTCCCAAACATCTTCTTTGTCATGATAATGTAGGCTGTGACCATCCTCACTTTTTTCATTTTTTCCATATCTTGAAAAAGGGTAAAATTTTCTTTTTTTAGGATTTTTACAAACAAAAAGACAATGGTAATGTGAAGTTACAAATTTATTTTTTGTTACAACACCAAACTGATATTTCCAAATTATGTGATTGATTACAGTTAAACCAACATCATCGATTGCAATCAAAATATCTTTAAGATTATTCCAGCCAGAAAATATGTACATACTTCCAGATTCTTTTAGTATACGATTTGCTTCAGAAATCCAATCATAACTAAACTGGGAATAATTTTCAGGTAAGATTTCATTATATCCTTCAATTACTCGAGAACTTTTTCTATTGTAATTTGCTTTTTTGGCTTTAAAATCAATAGCAAATGGAGGATCTGTAATTATTAGATCGATTTTATTTTTATCAATTAACTTCATTCCATCAAGACAGTTTTTGTTATAGATTTTATTGAAATCAATTTTTTTCATTAATTATTTTTCTATTCATGATTACTTAAAATTTCATAAAAAGAAAAATTGTAATGTTTTCCACTACAATTAACGATAAGGGATTTTTGCTTTTTTCTTGTTTACTGCTGTAAGTTCTTCTTTTAGATGTTTTTTAAGAAGATTTTCATGTTCTTTTTTATGCTTCCAGTATGCATTGAGACATGCTTGTCTAGTTTTTGCACGATTCAAAGCATTTGTGAATTTTTTATGGCTTTTAGCCACATCGGATGTATAACCTGCCATACTCCAGATCCAGCCGCATTATAGTTAACCTTTTTTGTTTTCATGGAATAGTGCCAAAGAATAATACTATTACATAGTGATTTCAAACAAGGGTCATGGAAAAGGTTGCAGTTGTCACAGGTAGTTCTAGTGGAATTGGATTTGAAACATCTCTAGCATTAGCAAGAGAAGGATATGTCACATACGCAACCATGAGAGATGTAAAAAAGGCCGACGATATACAGAGAATTACAGATGAAGAAAATCTTCCATTGAAAGTAATAGAATTAGATGTTGATAATGACGAATCTGCCGGAAATGCAATAGATACAATCATTCAGGAAAAAGGTAGAATCGATGTACTAGTCAATAATGCAGGATGGGGCATATGGGGAACGGGTGAAGATGTTTCAATTGAGGAATTTAGGGAACAGTTTGAGACGAACTTTTTTTCAATTGTAAGATTGATTCAGAAAGTTGCGCCTACAATGAGAAAACAGGGTTCAGGAGATATTGTGAATATTAGTTCAGTAGCAGGAAGAATTGGTTTTCCAGTATCAACTGCATATATCAGTTCAAAATTTGCTTTAGAAGGTTTTTCAGAATCTTTAAGGTATGAACTTCAACCGTTTGGAATCAATGTGATAATAATAGAGCCAGGAGTCATCAAAACAAACTTTTTTGATTCAATGAGAACTGCAAAAAAAGCAGATAATGATGATACTTACAAAGATATCACATCAAAAGTAATTTCAGGTGTAGAAATGATGGCAGAGATGGGAACTCCGCCAAAAGAAGTTGCAAATGCCATAATTAATTCAATAAAAGAAGAAAATCCTTTACCAAGATACGTTGTAGGTAATGATGCGGCAATGTTCTTGGAGGCAAAAAAAATGAAAACAGATATTGAGTTTGAGAATTATCTGAAAAAGGAACTATACGGGGAATAATTCAAGGTTAGAATATATACGCCAGATACCGATTTTTGTCAAAGTCCGAAGGATTGTGAATTATAATGAAATGGAAAAAACTAGAACATAATGGAATACTTTTTCCGCCAGATTTTGAAACCAAAAAAATAAAGATTAAGATCAAAGGAGAAAGTGTTGATTTAGACATAAATCAAGAAGAGATGATCTATCAATGGGCTAAAAAGAAAGACACACCGTATGCACTAGACAAAGTTTTTCAGAAAAATTTTGTTGCAGATTTTGCAAAAACATTTGGTAAAAAATATAAAAAATTAGAATTAGATGATATTGATTTTAAAAATGCGTTCAATTTAGTTGATAAAGAAAAAGATGCAAAGGAACTCCTTACAAAAGAAGAGAAAAAGGCACTTGCTGCAAAGCGTAAAGAATTGAGAGAAGAGATGAAAGTGAAATTTGGTACAGGAAAAATGGATGGGAATGAAGTTGAAATTGCAAACTATATGGCTGAACCACCAGGAATTTTCATTGGAAGAGGGGAACACCCCTTACGAGGAAAATGGAAACCAAAAGTCACATCGAAGGATGTCACATTAAATTTAGGCAAAGAAGCAAAGGTGCCAGTTGGAAATTGGGGCAAAATTGTTCATGATCAAGAATCAATGTGGATGGCTAGTTGGACAGATTTTCTAACACAAAAAAGAAAATATGTATGGTTAGCAGATACTGCAGGAATTAAACAAGATAGAGATAAGGCAAAATACGATAAGGCAAAGATGCTAGCAAAAGAAATTGAAACTATAAAAAATAAAATTGTAAAAGATATGCAGAGTAAGGATCCTAAGGTAAGACGAATATCTACAGTATGCTGGTTAATTTATCGAACAGCAATGAGAGTTGGAGATGAAAAAGATCCTGATGAAGCAGATACAGTAGGTGCAACCACACTAAGAAAAGAACATGTAACATTAACATCAGATGCAATAAAATTTGATTTTCTTGGAAAAGATAGTGTACGATGGCAAGAAACAGTTCCAGCTATTGGAAATGATAAGCAGTTTCATGAGAATCTTAAAGAGTTAACTGCAAAAATTAAAGCAACTGATGAAATATTTGGAAACTTAACATCTAGAGATGTAAATGAATACTACAAGACGGTAGTAAAAGGATTAACTGCTAAAGTTTTTAGAACATTCAGTGCTTCAACAGTTGTTTCAAAATATCTTAATGAAAATGGAGATGTGAAAAAAGGTTCACAAATGGAAAAGCTATATCATGCAAAACTGGCTAATCTTGAAGCTGCAATCATGTGTAACCATAAGAGAACCATTCCAAAGACATTTGAACAATCTCTTCAAAAAAAGCGTGATACACTCAAAACAGCAGAAAAAGCAACACCATGGAAGAAAAATGAGGAAGTATTGAAAAAGGCTGAATCAACAAAGACTAAGACCGATGCACAAGAGAAGAAAAAAAAAGAGAGAATTACAAAAATTAAAGGAATGATAAAAAAATCAAAGGCAAAACAAAAAGAAAGGGTTGAGAAATTAAGATTACAATTAGACCTTACAGAGAAAACTAGGGATTATAACCTCGGTACATCTCTACGAAACTACATCGACCCACGGATTTTCAAATCATGGACTGATGAGGTAACAGCAGATTGGGAAAAACTCTACACCGCGGCTCTGCAGAAAAAATTCCTCTGGGTAAAATCAGAGAATGAATCGTGGCAAAACGTCTCAAAACATTATTGATTTTAACATTTAAGTGCCATATACTTGGATGAAAATTCGTGCCGGGGTAGCTCAGCCTGGTTAGAGTGCCAGTTCGAATGGTAAACTCTAACGGTTCTTCCATAGAAGGCAATACTCATAATCTGGAGGTCGTGGGTTCGAAACCCACCCCCGGCATTACAGTATTTTTGTACTAAGAAAATTTTGTGAATATGTAGGGAGTTTCAGTTGTTTGATTAAAGCTCCATGCAGTAGGTAAGGAATTTGATTTAATTATTTCAAGACCACTCTCATCAATCAGTTTTTTCCAACCACCATCTCTTGTATCATTAAATGAATATTTTTCAGAATAACTTCCAGTCAAAACCATGCATGATTTTTCTTTTAGGCTGTTATCTAAGTTTGAAATAATTTTGCTTGCCAACACATCGCCCCCCATTTGTGGCAATCCGCCAATAAAAAATGCAGGTTGAGTCAGACCCAGAGAATTATAATCAAATTTTACTGCATCGGAACAAATTGGATTAAAATTTGCCATTATCTTTTTTGAAATATTATTTTGCAAGTCAACTAACATGTCGTCAATTTCAATTCCATATACATTCAATCCTAAAACTTTTCCACAATATGCAATTCTACCGTCACCAGAGCCAATGTCTAGAATTTCCTTATAGTTTAACATTTTAGCCATTGAAGTTATTATGTAAGCAGTTAGCATCCAAGTTGGAGAAAATGGCTGTGTGCTAGATTCATGGCCAATACTGTTTAACCAATATTTGTTTATGTCACCCTCGTACACCATGCAGTTAACATCATTAATTTTTGTTTCAAATTTATCATAGTAAATGGAATTATTTTGTAAAAAGATATGTAGAGAATCAAGATCGTTTTGAGGAATAGGAAAATCATCTGATTCATCCAGTGGCATTATTTCTTGAACATGACTAGTTCCACAATAAACACGTCTGAATTCTTGTTTTAGACTGATAAGATTCTTTGAGATATTTTCAATCATCTTTGATTCCAGAATCATATTGTTTAACAAATTCTTTTGTACTCATTAACTCACGTAATTCTTTGTATAATCGTGCCTCATTTTCAATAATTTCTTTAGTTTTTGCTTCAGAATTTTGGCCAAGTAGTTTAAGATCATTAGTGGATTTTTGAATTGAATTTACCAACTGAGAAAGTATTACTGGATGGAGTGATTTTGAGAAATTTTCATACACATATTTTTGAATTTTGTTAATTTTTTCGAGATGTGTTTGTTGTTTAGATTCCGAGATATCCTGTGTGAGTTTTTTGGACAAGGTTTCAACCATTGTTGCCTGAAAATAGAGACTCACTATGTCAGGAATCATTTTTTCGGAGTTTTTTGGCATAGAGTCTATTATCTTCTGAAATTTTTCAAATTCAGAATCAAGAAGTTTTAATGAGTTTGCCACATCCATATTTAGGATGAATTGTGTGTATTTTTATTTCATTCACACACTATTGTACGTGATTGTTCTATAATGGATTAAATAATTGAAAAATATGATTTTCATATGACAAAAAAAGTTGCAATAATGAAAGGCGACGGAATCGGGCCTGAAATTGTTGATGCAATGACAGGCATACTGAAAGAATGCAATTTACAATCAGAAATGGTATTTTGTGATGCAGGTTCAGAACAATGGGAAAAAAATGGTAGCAAAGATGCATCATACATCCCAGAATCAACTATGACCACACTTGAAGAAGTTGATGCATGCTTTAAAGGACCAACAACTACAATTCCAAAGCCAGGAGCACCAAGGAGTGTCGCGGTAACATTAAGACAAAAATTTGAGTTATTTGCAAATATTAGACCTGTTAAAACTTTCAAGAGATTAACACCAAACAGAAATGTAGATTTTGTATGTTTTAGAGAAGCAACTGAGGGCTTGTACACGGGAGTAGAGACAC is part of the Candidatus Nitrosopelagicus brevis genome and harbors:
- a CDS encoding DNA-methyltransferase, with translation MKKIDFNKIYNKNCLDGMKLIDKNKIDLIITDPPFAIDFKAKKANYNRKSSRVIEGYNEILPENYSQFSYDWISEANRILKESGSMYIFSGWNNLKDILIAIDDVGLTVINHIIWKYQFGVVTKNKFVTSHYHCLFVCKNPKKRKFYPFSRYGKNEKSEDGHSLHYHDKEDVWEIKREYWTGEDKTPTKLPAEIIKKILMYSSKKNDIVFDPFLGSGQVAVVGKMLDRRFCGFEIVKEYYKFAQKRLRKNVYRLNEKSNS
- a CDS encoding DNA topoisomerase I, with translation MKWKKLEHNGILFPPDFETKKIKIKIKGESVDLDINQEEMIYQWAKKKDTPYALDKVFQKNFVADFAKTFGKKYKKLELDDIDFKNAFNLVDKEKDAKELLTKEEKKALAAKRKELREEMKVKFGTGKMDGNEVEIANYMAEPPGIFIGRGEHPLRGKWKPKVTSKDVTLNLGKEAKVPVGNWGKIVHDQESMWMASWTDFLTQKRKYVWLADTAGIKQDRDKAKYDKAKMLAKEIETIKNKIVKDMQSKDPKVRRISTVCWLIYRTAMRVGDEKDPDEADTVGATTLRKEHVTLTSDAIKFDFLGKDSVRWQETVPAIGNDKQFHENLKELTAKIKATDEIFGNLTSRDVNEYYKTVVKGLTAKVFRTFSASTVVSKYLNENGDVKKGSQMEKLYHAKLANLEAAIMCNHKRTIPKTFEQSLQKKRDTLKTAEKATPWKKNEEVLKKAESTKTKTDAQEKKKKERITKIKGMIKKSKAKQKERVEKLRLQLDLTEKTRDYNLGTSLRNYIDPRIFKSWTDEVTADWEKLYTAALQKKFLWVKSENESWQNVSKHY
- a CDS encoding class I SAM-dependent methyltransferase; the protein is MGLGSYWGEVIDVLREIIPVYDKVNSFISLGKDVEHRNRAIKGRVKKGDKILDAGSGFGNMSKTAAKIVDNDLKIILYDPLVPMLKNTDRLFDRKIDSACGVFEHVPFQDKEFDAVLSGYSLRDAISLKTAISEMHRVLKEDGKWVIVDLGKPDEPFFRFGVTFYLRMILPVIALIAGGRLGLKFGTLYGTYKLWPQNKKLESMLLEKFSRVEFEKDLMGGAIMVAAYK
- a CDS encoding MFS transporter, whose amino-acid sequence is MNNRLILVYITGILIGISYGLQGPLLPVFAKNVIGASYADLGAIGFANFIPYMFFPLFVGILLNRFNNAHLLSLGIGINSISVYLLSISQSVPEIMGYRVLTGVAHAFFWPPCEAIISNVSKGKTRVRNIATFTGFFTTGFMIGPLIGSVILENYDENYRFIFEIATYILVASIVSAIGLSRNRPIVKSEKFSFSSIKEIIKFPHVIMMLIYCTASFGIILSIYPAFLNDRAMTPVNIEILFFIFGLSRIITLIMASKLAKNTSLTLILATFSIAAGLGLSFFVESIVEFAIAITLLGFGFSIFFPLTLEIVLSKTRKEISGTMIGAYETVFGIGWASGPVIAGVISQFFGNETPYLVFFVIGIGVAILSISKRRMLEPNKNTNL
- a CDS encoding SDR family oxidoreductase codes for the protein MEKVAVVTGSSSGIGFETSLALAREGYVTYATMRDVKKADDIQRITDEENLPLKVIELDVDNDESAGNAIDTIIQEKGRIDVLVNNAGWGIWGTGEDVSIEEFREQFETNFFSIVRLIQKVAPTMRKQGSGDIVNISSVAGRIGFPVSTAYISSKFALEGFSESLRYELQPFGINVIIIEPGVIKTNFFDSMRTAKKADNDDTYKDITSKVISGVEMMAEMGTPPKEVANAIINSIKEENPLPRYVVGNDAAMFLEAKKMKTDIEFENYLKKELYGE
- a CDS encoding Sec-independent protein translocase subunit TatA/TatB, with product MEYFLNIMGSEWMIIIFVALILLFGTNKLPEAGKKIGKMVGEYNKAKTEMQNQINDMTKAEPENPTIEGPVQTERQKLERMAQTLRINTENKSDIELKNAIDARFGPKENSSENKFTN